In Candidatus Accumulibacter cognatus, the genomic window TGATCGTCGCCGACTTCCTCAAACGCCACCCCGAGAGCACGCTGCAATTGAGCGTGCACAATACTGCCACGATCATCGATCAACTGGCTCGACACGAACTCGATCTGGGCTTGATTGAAGGATCATGCCGGCATCCCGATCTGATCGTCGAACCGTGGGTGGCAGACGAACTGGTGGTGTTCTGCGCGCCCGGCCATCCTTTGGCGGAGCAGGGGAGAGCATCGCTGGCCACCTTGGCCGGACAGGCATGGATCGTTCGCGAGCCCGGATCGGGGACGCGCGAGACACTCGACCAGGCGCTGCGCCATCAGCATTTTGCCTTGCAAATCCGGCTGGAATTGGAGCATACCGAAGCGATCAAGCGTGCTGTTGAGTTCGGCCTGGGTATCGGCTGCATTTCCCGACTGGCGTTGCGCGAGGCCTTCCGGCGAGGTAGCCTGGTCGCCATTGAGACTCCCGAACTCGACCTGCGCCGGCACTTCCACTTCCTCTGGCATGGCCGCAAGTTCCAGACCGCGGGCATGCGCGAGTTCGTCGCTCTGTGTCGAACGATGACCACAGGCATCGAGCGCAGCGATCAGATCCAGTGGTCGTTGATTCCCTGATGCCAAAGTCGCGTCGGCCAGGGGGTGAGAGTGAAAGTGTTGGTCGAAGTGCCTTGTTCGATGGAGCCATGACTGTTATCCTCCCCCGATCTTTCCCGCTTGCGGGAGGGAGCTTTGTGAGTGGCCGGCGCAACTTTCTCATGAACAGGCATGCAATGGAGGAGAAGCGGTGGATAGAGTGGCGGACATTGATAAGGCGATTGGCGCGCATACCCGGTGGATGTCGCAGCTCAGGGAAACCGTGCTTGAAGCGCACCCTGGCATCGAGTTGGAAACTATCCGGGCGGCTGACCAATGTGAATTCGGCAAATGGTTGGAGGGGACTTCCTGGTCTGCGGAAGATCGAATATCAGACGATTATCAGGAAGTCAGACGATTGCACGCCGAATTTCATGAACTGGCAGCGCAAGTGGTCGAGCTGGCGGCGTCTGGCAAGAAAAACGAGGCCTACGGGATGTTCTACGGTGAATACGTCACGTTGTCCGGGAGACTCGCGCTGACCCTGCGGACCTGGCAGGACAGGCTCTCGAGGGCAGCGCGGTAATTCTGCGGGTCTCGCGGGATTCCTTAAGGCCGGGGATCACCCTGCCGGACCGCTGCGGTGCTGCCCATGCATTCGGCAAGAAGGTCGAGGTGTTGCGCAGGTTCCGCCTGGCGCTTTGCTTCAATCCGGCTACGGTCTTTTCTGCCTGCCGAGCGCGGCACGGATGGCTGCGAAACCCCGGACACCAAGAAGGGCCAGGCCGCCGGCAACGACGCCCGCCAGCACGTCAAGCAGGGGCGGCAGCAGCGCCTTGAGCACGCTGCCGACGCCGGCAATGCTCCCAGCCAGCCCGGCGAGGTGTTCGATCAGGTGATGTAGCGGCGGTATGCCGTGTGTCAGGATGCCACCGCCAACCAGGAACATCGCTGCCGTGCCAATGACCGTCAGCGCCTTCATCAGGCGCGGCGCCGCCAGCAGCAGGCCCTTGCCGATCGTTTGTGCCAGTGCGCCGCTTTTGGTCAGCAGATGGAGTCCGATATCGTCCATCTTGACGATGCCGGCGACAACGCCATATACACCAACCGTCATGATCAGGCCGATCCCTGACAGCACGACCACCTGCGTGCCGAACGACTGGTCGGCGACGGTGCCGAGCGCGATGACGACAATCTCGGCCGAGAGCACGAAGTCGGTACGGATGGCCCCCTTGATCTTGTCAGCTTCGAGAGCCGGCAGGTCAACATTATCTTCGGCCAGCAGCGCCAGTTGCCGAGTGTGTTGGGCGTCGTCATCGTCACGGCCATGCAGCCAGCGGTGAGTCAATTTCTCGGCTCCTTCGAAGCACAGATAAATGCCGCCGAGCATCAGTAGCGGCATCACTGCCGAGGGCATGAAGCGGCTGATTACCAGCGCCGCCGGTACCAGGATGAGCTTGTTCTTCAGCGAACCGACGGCGACTGCCCAGACCACCGGCAACTCGCGCTCGGCCCGTACGCCAGACACCTGTTGGGCGTTGAGCGCCAGATCGTCGCCAAGGACGCCAGCGGTTTTCTTGGCGGCGACCTTGGTCATCAGGGCGACGTCGTCGAGGACCGAAGCAATGTCATCGATCAGGGCAAGCAGGCTGGCTCCGGCCATGGTGGCTCCAGATTTTAGGGTGAGTATTGCGTTCGAGCGCTACCAGGGTCGCGGTAGCCGGGAGTGAATTCTAGACGATCAGGCGATGCACGGTCGGCCATTATGCCCGGTGAGGTATTTATTGCGGCCATCATCAGGGCCTTCCCTGCCGCCAGGCTGTTTTGCGACTAGCGCGCCATGCGGACTTGGCGTTATTCTCCCCGTCCTTCACTGACGCAATTTTTGCTTTTTACCTCCCACTCAACTCACTGGAGACAATTGTGCCTGCACTGCTGCCCCAACCTGATCCCGATGGTCTGCTCGAATACTCGGTGGTCTATACCGATCGCTCCCTGAACCATATGTCGCAGCGCTTCCAGGGCGTGATGAAAGACATCGCGCGGATTCTCAAGACTGTCTACAACGGCAAGACGGCGATCATCGTACCGGGCAGTGGCACCTTCGGCATGGAAGCCGTGGCTCGCCAGTTTGCCACCGACAAGAAGTGCCTGATCATCCGCAATGGCTGGTTCAGCTTCCGCTGGACACAGATCCTGGAGATGGGGCGGATTCCCTCGGCCAGCATCGTGATGCAGGCTCGCCAACTCGGCGAGGAAAAACAGGCGCCGTTCGTTCCGCCACCGATCGAGGAAGTCGTTGCCCGAATTCACGCCGAGAAACCGGACCTGGTCTTTGCGCCGCACGTCGAAACCGCCTCCGGAATGATCCTGCCCAACGACTACCTGCGCGCCCTCGGTGAGGCCGTGCGCGCAGTCGACGGCCTGTTTGTCCTCGATTGCGTTGCTTCCGGTGCGGTCTGGATCGATATGGTCGCCAACTCGGTCGATGTACTGATCAGTGCTCCCCAGAAAGGCTGGACCGGTCTGCCCTGCTGTGCGCTAGTGGTGCTCGGCGAGCGCGCCCGGGAAAGGATAGACGCTACGACCAGCAGCAGCTTTGCCTGTGACCTCAAGAAGTGGATGCAGATCATGGAGAACTTCGAGAATGGCGGTCATGCCTATCACGCGACGATGCCGACCGACACGCTGGCGGCTCTGCGCGACGTGATGCGGGAAACCGAAAACTACGGTTTCGAGCGCGTACGCCAGGAGCAACTCGAAGTCGGCCTGCGCGTGCGCGCCTTGCTGACAGGCAAGGGTTTCAGGAGCGTTGCCGCCGAAGGCTTTCAGGCGCCAGGCGTCGTCGTCAGCTATACGGACGATCCGGAAATCCAGTCGGGCCGGAAATTCCTCGCCATTGGCGTTCAGACAGCTGCTGGCGTGCCACTGCAGTGTGGCGAACCGGCCGATTTCAGCACCTTCCGGATCGGCCTGTTCGGCCTGGAAAAGCTCCATAATCCCGACCGTACGGTACGCAATCTGGCCGACGCGCTCGATGCGGTGACGCGGATGCCCCAGCTGCCGGGAGCATGAGAGTACGAACATGAAATCCCGCTGATGCGGCTGCCCATGCACGAGCACTGTCATCTTCTTCTCATATCCGGGCAGGAGCAGGGCGGAAATGGCTGAAGCAGCGTTGCTGATCACCCGAGTTGGAGGGAAATGCGCAATGCCGCGCCAGGCGTTGGTATCCTTGCTTGTCATCGGGTTGATGCTGGCGGTGTCGGCTGCCGAGGCCGGCGGCCCCTGGCGGGCCAGCGAAGAGAATACCCGTGGCTGGCAGTTGATGACCCCCCAGGAACGGATCGACCATCAGGCCCGTATTCGGAGTTTCCGAACCCTGGAAGAATGTCGCGCCTACCAGCAGGAACACCATCAGCTCATGGAGCAGCGGGCCCGACAACGCGGGGTCGCGCTGCCCAGCGGTCGCCGGGACATCTGCGAACATCTCAAGCGCCCCGATGCCGTCGGTGAATAGCCTTTTACCGGATAGCAATCGATCGACGATGAACCGCCTGCGCTTTCTGTTGTTGCCGATCGTTGTTTCTTTCCTCGTTGGGGGGCCGGTTTTCTGGGCTTTTCCCGAAGGTCTTCGCTTCTGGCGAGCAACCGCGATCGTTCTGGGCTGGGTGGGTTGCGGTCTGCTGCTCGCCAGTCTGCTGCTGATGGTGCGCGAGGTGCGTCTGGCGATCTGGCTCGGTGGTCTTGAGCGGATGACGCTCTGGCACCACTACAGCGGCGTTGCGGCTTACCTGCTGCTGCTGCTCCACCCGCTGGCTCTGGCCGCCGATGGCTGGCAGGAATCGCCGCTGCTGGCCTGGCAGGTGATCTCGCCGTTTTCGGCGAACTGGACGATCTGGGTGGGCTGGGGAGCGCTGCTACTGCTGATGCTGGGGCTCGCCACGACCTTTGCCAGGCGTTTGCCTTACGGCCCCTGGCGCTGGCTGCACGGATTGTTGGGAATCGGCGTCATCGTCGGATTCGTGCATGTTCTTCTGCTCGGGATCAGCATTGCTGCTCTGCTCGCCACTCTGGCGGCCGTCCTGCTGCTGGTCTGGCGCCTGATCCGGGTCGACGCCGGCCTCGCCGCCAGACCCTACGTGGTCAATTCGGTTCACCCGGTTGCCCAGTCGATGGTCGAGGTTTCCCTGCTGCCGCTGGCCACGCCGATCGTTGCGCGGGCAGGCCAGTTTGTTCTCGTCGCCTTTTTCCACGGCCCGCAATACCGGGGATGCGGGGAATACCACCCCTTCACCATTTGCGCGACAGATCCCGGAGTGGCATTCAGAATTGGCATCAAAGCGCTGGGCGATTGCACGCAGCAGATGCAGAGGCTCGAACCGGGGGTGGCCGCGCGCGTGCAGGGACCTTTTGGCGAGTTCCTCGCCGAACGACCGGCGACTCCACAGATCTGGGTAGCGGGTGGTATCGGTATTACTCCGTTTTTAGCGATCCTCAGGAGCGAGGCGCTGAGCCAGCCGACGCGCCTGCTGTACCTGTTCCACAGCGCCGCGGATGCGGCTTTTCTAAATGAACTGCAAGCTCTTGCCGACCGTGATGCGCACCTCATCCTGGAAGCCGTGCCGACCGGCGCCGGCATTCCGAATGTAGAAAAACTCCTGCCGGCAAGCGACCTGTTGAGCGGGAACGAGTGCTATCTTTGCGGTCCGCCTGCCTTGGTCAAGAACATCTCACGCGTGCTGAGGGATCGTGGTGTAAGTGAGCAGAATATTCATTTTGAAAGGTTGGATTTCCGATGACCCGCAAACTCTTCGTTGTTTCTACCATCGCTTTCTGGATAGCAGTCACTGGCCTCGGCACCACATCAGTCTGGTGGCTGCCGACCGGACAGGCAAGCGCGCAGGCCAGGGAAAAAATCATCTCCCCGGCCGACCTCGCGAAACACACTTCACCGGAGAATTGCTGGATGGCCATTCGCGGCGCGGTCTATGACCTCAGCACCTACCTGCCGGAGCATCCATCCCGTCCGGACATCGTGCTGCCGTGGTGCGGCAAGGAAGCCAGCGAGGCGTACAACACCAAGATGAAAGGCCGGCCGCATTCGCCCTATGCTGACGAGCTACTCGCGAAATACCGCATCGGGTCGTTTGCCAAAGTCCCCTGAGCATGCGTCAACGCACATCGCCCTCCGCCTGTCCGTATCTGCTGCCCGTGCGCACGGCTGAAGGCCAGCGTTTGCGGCGGATTCCGGCTTTGTGTTCAAAGATCGAACAGGGGACTGAGGGTCACCTCCGTCTCCTGTTCGATTGGGTGCGACGCTGAATCAGCCCGAATAAACCCAGCCCCATCAAGGCCAGTGTGGTGGGCGCCGGAACATTCCCGGGCGGGTCGACGAAAATGCTGTCGTTGGCGCAGTTCTGCGTCCAGTGAATGTCGAAGGCCTTGCCATCCCAGCCGGCGGCAAACAGAAGACCGGTATCGATACTCATCTCGTAGAAATAATGGAGGTCGGTACTTCGCTGTCCATAGCCTGCCACCCCGACTGTCGTATACTTCAACTCGGCCTGTCCTACCTGCGTTCCACCGGTCATGTGCGTCGGATGAGCACGATCAGCGTTGCCTTTCTTGGCAAGGTTTCCCGCCGTGTCCCAGAGTCCGTAGGCCCACACCGGGTTCTTATAGACACCTCCCTCGACGCCAAATGTCTCGAAGGTGTAGGCACCCTTCTTGAAACCTTCGGCATGCAGAATGTTGATGCCGACATCGAAGCTGCCGTCCTTGTTGAAATCGATCGCGAAATCACCCGCGCCGTAACTGTTTCCCTGGTTCAAGGTCCGCGGGTTGTGGCCGGTCGCCAGGGCAATGTAGACCTTGCCGTCGGCCTTCTTCGCGTATAGCGCTTCGGCATCATAGGCCTGGCCACCCCAGCCGGGAGTCAGGTAGTAGGCGCCGACACCGATCTGATCTTCAATGGTGAACTGGATTCCGTCGGCAGGAATCCATGTTTTCGTATCCACTCCCCAATCGTCGAGTTTCCCGTCGATGATGAATGCAGCGGCCGGCAGGCTGCCTGCCACGCCCATGACGGCGATGGAGAATGAAAGGAGTTTTCTCATCATGTAATGCATTCAGCCAGGAATTTGTGTTTCGGGTAATCGAGCCTTCGTTGCTTGCAGGAGCGGCTGCGCGCCTCGACTTGGAGAGGGAGTGTCTCGTGAAACCACAGACGGCCGTTATGAATTACTGCACGGGGACTGACACGATTCCACTCCTTCAGGCATCCGCCGCGCTGGCGCCCGGGGTCGCAAACATTCCGGATTTCCTCACCTCCGATATGATTTTTCCTAGCAGAACGCGCAATGCGAATGAGGCTGTGGTTACGGAGAGGCTGGAGAGATTGCGACCTCGGCTGCCGTTGCGCCGGTCATGGCCAATAGTTCGCCCGGTGTCAGTTCGAAGACCGCATGTGGATGGCCGGCAGCGGCCCAGATCCGGTCAAAGTGCAGTAAATCCTGATCGACCAGTACGAGCGTTTGACCGCAATGTCCGACCGGACAGACCCCGCCGATTGCGTAACCGGTGCGCTGTCGCACGAAGGCAGCGTCGGCCTTGCCGAGCGGCCCGACCAGTGCGGCCACCTTGAGCTCGTCGACGCGGTTTGCGCCGCTGGCGATGATCATTACTGCCGCATCGTCCGAGAGGCGTCTGAAGACGATCGACTTGGCAATTTCGGCGACGCTGCAGCCAAGTCCTGCGGCTGCTTCGGCAGAGGTTCGGCCGCTCGCCGGTAACAGGACAACGGGCTTGCCGTGGCCGATCCGCAGCAGCAGATCAGCCACTCGCTGCGCACTATCAGGGAGTCTGGTGGCAGGTTCCACCGGTGTTGGCGGATGACCTCCGGCGCCGTCTGCGTCGCGCCCGACACCGCTTGCTGAAGAAAACTGCGAAGGCCTGTCGATGTTCATGATTGATCTCCTGTTTTCGACGCGCTGTTGTTCATCTGCCTGACAAGCCGCCACGCCATTCCGCCCAACACGAACACGCCGAGCAGCAGAACTCCCCACAGGACGTCAGTACGGTTGCGCGCCGAGCGGCCGGCTTGCGCCGCGGCGCTTTCAGCAGCCGTGCCGGTTTTACCGCTTTGTAGTTCGCCGACCTGAGCGGTTTGCTGTCCGGACGCAGGCTTGAGCCAAAGGGTTGCGCGAAAAGGTTCGCCACGTTGTCGGGTGAGGACTTTAGCCTGGATACCGGCAAGTCGGAAGCTGGATCGCGTATTCCATCTCGATGACTGCGACAGGAGACTGCGCGGGAGCCGATATGATCTTTGCCGCGCATACACGGTTTCCGGTAAATACCCGCCCCAGATTATCACATAGGAATCAGGCCGCCTCTTCTTTGGCAAGGGGAATCCTGTGCTATGCTGGTCGGGCGATTCCGGAGTGCACCCCGGACGGTATGATTTCCCCGGTTCAAGATTGCCGGTAACGGCGGCTCAAAAACCGGGCAGGGCATCGGGGTGCAGCAGGACGGCGTCACCAGGATGGGCACCCTCCAAGAGCCTGGAATCCTTGCCGAAACGGAATTGGACCATTTGGCACGCTTCAACGTTCAGAGGTCCTGGGAGGCCGATAGCACGCCGCCGGCACTTGCGGCGTTTAGCCGCAAGATCGGTAGGCCGTTTCCCCCGGAAGCGGTGCCAGGACTCCTGACATTTGATTTGCGCCGAACCGCGATTCCCTGCGGACGATTTTGATCCTACCATGTCTACCCGTGACTGGTGGCCGCCTCCGGTTACTTGCACCACGTCGTTCCCTGGTCCCCTCATCCCACTTTCTGGAGACTCTTCATGTCGGCTACCCCAGCTACCCCCATCAAACTCTATCGTCACCCCTTGTCCGGTCACGCCCATCGTGCGCAACTGATGCTGTCACTGCTCGGTCTGCCGATGCAACTCATAGACGTCGACCTGATGAAGGGGGCGCACAAACAGCCCGAGTTCCTGGCCCTGAACCCGTTCGGCCAGGTTCCCGTGCTCGACGACAACGGCACGATCGTCGCCGATTCCAACGCGATTCTCGTCTATCTGGCGCGCAAGTACGGAGGCGAGCACTGGCTGCCGAGCGACGCGGTCGGTGAAGCTGCCGTGCAACGGTGGCTGTCCGTGGCCGCCGGTCAGATTGCCTTCGGGCCGGCCGTGGCGCGTTTGGTGACAATATTCGGGGCGAAGAAGAATGCGGACGAAGCGATTGCCCTTGCACACACCGTGTTGAAGGTCATTGAACATGAGTTGTCGCGGCACGCCTTCCTCGTCGGTGACGGGATGACCATCGCCGATGTGGCGGCCTATACCTACCTCGCGCATGCGCCTGAGGGCAACGTATCCCTGGACGCTTACCCGAAGGTGCGCGACTGGCTGGCGAGAATCGAAGGTCTGCCCGGCTTTGTCGGCATGCAGAAGACCGCCGCTGGACTGGTGGCATGAGCACCGAAACCGGGAGTCGACGAGGATGAACGCGGCAACAGCTTCCCCCTGGCACCGCGGCGAACGCGAACTGCAACAGAGCGTCGGCGTCGCCGAACGCATGGAGGCATTTGGTCGCCAGGTCATCCGCGACTTCATGCCGGAGCAGCATCGCACGTTCTACCGGCAGCTACCGTTTCTGGTGATCGCCGCCGTCGACACGGCCGGCGATCCCTGGGCGACGCTCGTCGAGGGGCGCACCGGTCTGGCGCGGTCACCCGATGCGCGGCACCTGCAAATCAACGCCCTGCCCGGTCCGGGGGACCCCGCCCGCGGCGCGTTGATGCCGGGCGACGGCATTGGGGTGCTCGGCATCGAACTGCAGACGCGCCGCCGCAATCGCGTCAATGGCAGAGTGGTCGCGCGCGACGACCGCCGGTTGACGCTGCAGGTCGAGCATGCTTTCGGCAACTGTCCGCAATACATCCAGGCCAGAAGCGTCACGTTCTCCGGTGACCCCGCCGAGCCGTTCTCCAGTTCCGCTGAAATCCTGTCGACTCTCGACGCCGAGGCGACTGCCATGATCCGGGCTGCCGATACCTTCTTCGTCGCCAGCTATGTGGATCCGGAAGGAGTGGAGGGCAGACGGCAGGTGGACGCCTCGCATCGCGGCGGCAAGGCAGGTTTCGTCCGTATCGACGGCGATGTGCTGACCATCCCCGATTTTGCCGGTAACCTGCATTTCAACACATTGGGCAATCTGCGGGTCAATCCGAGGGCGGGGCTGCTGTTCATCGACTTTGCCAATGGCGACCTGCTGCAGCTGACCGGCCGTACC contains:
- a CDS encoding LysR family transcriptional regulator — translated: MRFTLRQISVFVAVARHENVSRAAAELALSQSATSTALAEIERQYDTQLFDRFGKMLRLNELGQALLPQAVELIERAAAIESALEGRAGYGKLRIGATLTIGNYLATLIVADFLKRHPESTLQLSVHNTATIIDQLARHELDLGLIEGSCRHPDLIVEPWVADELVVFCAPGHPLAEQGRASLATLAGQAWIVREPGSGTRETLDQALRHQHFALQIRLELEHTEAIKRAVEFGLGIGCISRLALREAFRRGSLVAIETPELDLRRHFHFLWHGRKFQTAGMREFVALCRTMTTGIERSDQIQWSLIP
- a CDS encoding CZB domain-containing protein; the encoded protein is MADIDKAIGAHTRWMSQLRETVLEAHPGIELETIRAADQCEFGKWLEGTSWSAEDRISDDYQEVRRLHAEFHELAAQVVELAASGKKNEAYGMFYGEYVTLSGRLALTLRTWQDRLSRAAR
- a CDS encoding DUF808 domain-containing protein, whose translation is MAGASLLALIDDIASVLDDVALMTKVAAKKTAGVLGDDLALNAQQVSGVRAERELPVVWAVAVGSLKNKLILVPAALVISRFMPSAVMPLLMLGGIYLCFEGAEKLTHRWLHGRDDDDAQHTRQLALLAEDNVDLPALEADKIKGAIRTDFVLSAEIVVIALGTVADQSFGTQVVVLSGIGLIMTVGVYGVVAGIVKMDDIGLHLLTKSGALAQTIGKGLLLAAPRLMKALTVIGTAAMFLVGGGILTHGIPPLHHLIEHLAGLAGSIAGVGSVLKALLPPLLDVLAGVVAGGLALLGVRGFAAIRAALGRQKRP
- a CDS encoding alanine--glyoxylate aminotransferase family protein, translating into MPALLPQPDPDGLLEYSVVYTDRSLNHMSQRFQGVMKDIARILKTVYNGKTAIIVPGSGTFGMEAVARQFATDKKCLIIRNGWFSFRWTQILEMGRIPSASIVMQARQLGEEKQAPFVPPPIEEVVARIHAEKPDLVFAPHVETASGMILPNDYLRALGEAVRAVDGLFVLDCVASGAVWIDMVANSVDVLISAPQKGWTGLPCCALVVLGERARERIDATTSSSFACDLKKWMQIMENFENGGHAYHATMPTDTLAALRDVMRETENYGFERVRQEQLEVGLRVRALLTGKGFRSVAAEGFQAPGVVVSYTDDPEIQSGRKFLAIGVQTAAGVPLQCGEPADFSTFRIGLFGLEKLHNPDRTVRNLADALDAVTRMPQLPGA
- a CDS encoding ferric reductase-like transmembrane domain-containing protein, with the protein product MNRLRFLLLPIVVSFLVGGPVFWAFPEGLRFWRATAIVLGWVGCGLLLASLLLMVREVRLAIWLGGLERMTLWHHYSGVAAYLLLLLHPLALAADGWQESPLLAWQVISPFSANWTIWVGWGALLLLMLGLATTFARRLPYGPWRWLHGLLGIGVIVGFVHVLLLGISIAALLATLAAVLLLVWRLIRVDAGLAARPYVVNSVHPVAQSMVEVSLLPLATPIVARAGQFVLVAFFHGPQYRGCGEYHPFTICATDPGVAFRIGIKALGDCTQQMQRLEPGVAARVQGPFGEFLAERPATPQIWVAGGIGITPFLAILRSEALSQPTRLLYLFHSAADAAFLNELQALADRDAHLILEAVPTGAGIPNVEKLLPASDLLSGNECYLCGPPALVKNISRVLRDRGVSEQNIHFERLDFR
- a CDS encoding cytochrome b5 domain-containing protein encodes the protein MTRKLFVVSTIAFWIAVTGLGTTSVWWLPTGQASAQAREKIISPADLAKHTSPENCWMAIRGAVYDLSTYLPEHPSRPDIVLPWCGKEASEAYNTKMKGRPHSPYADELLAKYRIGSFAKVP
- a CDS encoding PEP-CTERM sorting domain-containing protein; translation: MMRKLLSFSIAVMGVAGSLPAAAFIIDGKLDDWGVDTKTWIPADGIQFTIEDQIGVGAYYLTPGWGGQAYDAEALYAKKADGKVYIALATGHNPRTLNQGNSYGAGDFAIDFNKDGSFDVGINILHAEGFKKGAYTFETFGVEGGVYKNPVWAYGLWDTAGNLAKKGNADRAHPTHMTGGTQVGQAELKYTTVGVAGYGQRSTDLHYFYEMSIDTGLLFAAGWDGKAFDIHWTQNCANDSIFVDPPGNVPAPTTLALMGLGLFGLIQRRTQSNRRRR
- a CDS encoding YbaK/EbsC family protein produces the protein MNIDRPSQFSSASGVGRDADGAGGHPPTPVEPATRLPDSAQRVADLLLRIGHGKPVVLLPASGRTSAEAAAGLGCSVAEIAKSIVFRRLSDDAAVMIIASGANRVDELKVAALVGPLGKADAAFVRQRTGYAIGGVCPVGHCGQTLVLVDQDLLHFDRIWAAAGHPHAVFELTPGELLAMTGATAAEVAISPASP
- a CDS encoding DUF3999 family protein, encoding MPKKRRPDSYVIIWGGYLPETVYARQRSYRLPRSLLSQSSRWNTRSSFRLAGIQAKVLTRQRGEPFRATLWLKPASGQQTAQVGELQSGKTGTAAESAAAQAGRSARNRTDVLWGVLLLGVFVLGGMAWRLVRQMNNSASKTGDQS
- a CDS encoding glutathione S-transferase is translated as MSATPATPIKLYRHPLSGHAHRAQLMLSLLGLPMQLIDVDLMKGAHKQPEFLALNPFGQVPVLDDNGTIVADSNAILVYLARKYGGEHWLPSDAVGEAAVQRWLSVAAGQIAFGPAVARLVTIFGAKKNADEAIALAHTVLKVIEHELSRHAFLVGDGMTIADVAAYTYLAHAPEGNVSLDAYPKVRDWLARIEGLPGFVGMQKTAAGLVA